The following are encoded in a window of Chitinophagaceae bacterium genomic DNA:
- a CDS encoding type IIA DNA topoisomerase subunit B, with the protein MAEKDLFDYTEESIKSLDWKEHIRLRPGMYIGKLGDGSSPDDGIYVLLKEVIDNCIDEHTMGYGKHVDVEIKDKTITVRDYGRGIPLGKVVDVVSKINTGAKYDSKAFQKSVGLNGVGTKAVNALSNYFKVSAFREGKEKTAEFERGVLIKEYKEVRSSEENGTLITFIPDEKVFKNFHFVQEYLDNQFWNYCYLNAGLVMNLNGKRYVSKNGLLDLLQRKTNEDEIRYPIIHLTGDDIEIAITHENDYGEEYYSFVNGQFTTQGGTHLAAFREACVKTIREFYKKDYDAADIRGSICAALSVRVQEPVFESQTKTKLGSQVVFEGGPSMRNFIGDFLGKELDNYLHRNPETADALKRRIEQNERERKDMAGIKKLANERAKKANLHNKKLRDCKFHYNDEATGKDKDRISEKQKESTIFITEGDSASGSITKARNVDTQAVFSLRGKPLNCFGLTKKVVYENEEFNLLQHALNIEEGYEGLRYNNIVIATDADVDGMHIRLLLMTFFLQFFPDLVKNGHVYILETPLFRVRNKQETIYCYNETEKQEATRKLGNKPETTRFKGLGEISPDEFARFIGDDMKLQPVMLLPETHIQHLLEYYMGKNTPSRQDFIIENLKVELDLADEVIKN; encoded by the coding sequence ATGGCCGAGAAAGATCTATTTGATTATACGGAGGAGTCCATAAAGAGCCTCGACTGGAAGGAGCATATCCGCCTGCGGCCCGGTATGTACATCGGCAAACTGGGCGATGGCAGCAGTCCAGATGACGGCATCTATGTATTGCTGAAAGAAGTGATCGATAACTGCATTGATGAACATACCATGGGATATGGCAAGCATGTGGATGTGGAGATAAAAGATAAAACGATCACCGTACGGGATTATGGCCGTGGCATCCCGTTGGGCAAAGTGGTGGATGTGGTAAGCAAAATAAATACCGGCGCCAAATACGACAGCAAGGCTTTTCAAAAAAGTGTGGGCCTGAACGGCGTAGGTACCAAGGCCGTAAATGCATTAAGCAATTATTTTAAAGTATCGGCTTTCCGGGAGGGCAAGGAAAAAACAGCCGAGTTTGAAAGGGGGGTGCTGATCAAAGAATATAAAGAAGTGAGATCATCGGAGGAGAACGGCACCCTGATAACGTTCATCCCCGATGAAAAGGTCTTCAAGAACTTTCATTTTGTACAGGAATACCTCGATAACCAGTTCTGGAATTACTGCTACCTGAATGCCGGGCTGGTGATGAACCTGAATGGCAAACGCTATGTAAGCAAGAATGGCCTGCTGGACCTGTTGCAGCGCAAGACCAACGAAGACGAGATCCGTTATCCCATCATTCATTTGACCGGCGATGACATTGAGATCGCCATCACACATGAGAATGATTACGGCGAAGAGTATTACAGTTTTGTGAACGGCCAGTTCACTACCCAGGGAGGTACCCACCTGGCGGCTTTCCGGGAAGCCTGTGTAAAGACCATCCGGGAGTTTTATAAAAAGGATTACGATGCGGCCGACATACGTGGAAGCATTTGTGCAGCGCTTAGCGTACGGGTACAGGAACCTGTTTTTGAAAGCCAGACCAAGACAAAGCTGGGCTCACAGGTTGTTTTTGAAGGCGGCCCGTCCATGCGGAATTTCATTGGCGATTTTTTGGGGAAGGAACTGGATAACTACCTGCACCGCAACCCGGAAACGGCGGATGCCCTTAAAAGGCGCATTGAACAGAACGAGCGGGAACGCAAGGATATGGCGGGCATTAAAAAACTTGCCAACGAACGGGCCAAAAAAGCGAACCTGCATAATAAGAAACTGCGGGATTGCAAGTTTCATTACAACGATGAAGCAACGGGCAAGGACAAAGACCGGATCTCGGAGAAACAAAAAGAAAGCACCATTTTCATCACCGAGGGAGACAGTGCCAGCGGAAGCATCACCAAGGCAAGGAATGTGGATACGCAGGCGGTGTTCAGTCTGCGGGGTAAGCCGCTCAACTGTTTCGGGCTGACCAAGAAAGTGGTTTATGAAAATGAGGAGTTCAACCTGTTGCAACATGCCCTCAACATTGAAGAAGGTTATGAAGGCCTCCGGTATAATAATATAGTGATCGCTACCGATGCCGATGTGGATGGTATGCACATCCGTTTGTTGCTGATGACCTTCTTCCTGCAGTTCTTCCCCGACCTGGTGAAGAACGGGCATGTATATATATTAGAGACCCCGTTGTTCCGGGTACGCAATAAGCAGGAAACCATTTACTGCTACAACGAAACAGAAAAGCAGGAAGCAACCCGGAAACTCGGCAATAAACCGGAGACAACCCGTTTTAAGGGTTTGGGTGAGATAAGCCCGGATGAATTTGCCCGGTTCATCGGGGATGATATGAAACTGCAGCCGGTGATGTTATTACCCGAAACGCATATCCAGCATTTACTGGAATATTACATGGGAAAGAATACGCCATCCCGGCAGGATTTTATAATAGAGAACCTAAAAGTAGAACTGGACCTGGCAGATGAAGTAATTAAGAATTAA
- a CDS encoding DoxX family protein, with protein MNLIEKFEYWGDRHHPKWLDLIRIALGIFLCYKGVDFLRNTSSLISLMKNTSPFSEFMIILIGHYVTFAHILGGLFLTIGMFTRAACLIQIPVLMGAIVFVNINATKDAFSPYSELFLSIIILLLLIYFLIIGNGPLSVKMPPEEHQKEHEDYITRIKKDRHEI; from the coding sequence ATGAACCTCATCGAAAAATTTGAATACTGGGGTGACAGGCATCACCCGAAATGGCTGGACCTGATCCGCATTGCTTTAGGGATCTTTCTCTGTTATAAAGGCGTTGACTTCCTCCGCAACACCAGTTCGCTCATCAGCCTGATGAAGAATACTTCCCCTTTCAGTGAGTTCATGATCATACTGATCGGGCACTATGTAACTTTTGCCCATATTTTAGGCGGGCTTTTTTTAACCATCGGCATGTTCACCCGTGCAGCCTGCCTGATCCAGATACCGGTGCTCATGGGAGCCATCGTCTTCGTCAACATCAATGCAACAAAAGATGCATTCAGCCCCTATTCCGAACTGTTCCTTTCCATCATCATCCTCCTGTTACTTATTTATTTCCTGATCATCGGCAACGGGCCGCTGTCTGTAAAAATGCCGCCGGAAGAGCACCAGAAGGAACACGAGGATTATATAACCCGGATCAAAAAAGACCGGCATGAGATATAA
- a CDS encoding arginase family protein — protein sequence MKHFKFYSKEDILSLTRVRRFETKIGERLQYLKNGEEWPEVLQQSAARYVVLGIPEDFGVKANYGIGGTDTAWLSFLSAFLNVQSNDLMPGENILLLGHFDFGDVKFLIENNAYNAEEKINAYRHAIHIIDEEVENLLKVIASLKKIPIVIGGGHNNAYPIIKGVAKGLHKAELIPLSQINCINLDAHTDYNAADGRHSGNGFRYAEEDGYLGKYCMIGLHENYIAQNVLMDIHNNPFIDYISYEDIFIHERKNFIQAVAHATGFTEDTYTGIELDLDCVENTLSSALTPTGLGPLHARKFVTFAAQDAKVAYLHICEGATQLADGRKNESTGKLISYLVSDFIKERTQE from the coding sequence ATGAAACATTTTAAGTTTTACAGCAAGGAAGACATTTTATCGCTCACGCGGGTACGCCGTTTTGAAACAAAGATCGGGGAGCGGCTGCAGTACCTGAAAAACGGCGAAGAATGGCCCGAAGTGCTTCAGCAATCCGCTGCCCGCTATGTTGTACTGGGTATACCGGAAGATTTTGGCGTAAAGGCCAACTACGGCATCGGGGGAACCGATACGGCCTGGCTTTCCTTCCTGTCGGCATTTCTGAATGTACAAAGCAATGATCTTATGCCCGGCGAAAATATCCTGTTGCTGGGCCATTTTGATTTTGGCGATGTTAAATTCCTGATCGAGAACAATGCGTACAATGCGGAAGAAAAGATCAATGCCTACCGCCACGCCATTCATATCATTGATGAGGAGGTGGAGAACCTGCTGAAAGTGATCGCATCCCTTAAAAAGATACCCATTGTGATCGGCGGGGGACATAATAATGCCTATCCAATCATTAAAGGCGTGGCCAAGGGGCTGCACAAGGCCGAACTCATTCCGCTATCGCAGATCAATTGCATAAACCTGGACGCACATACCGATTACAATGCAGCCGATGGGCGTCACAGCGGCAATGGTTTCCGCTATGCCGAGGAAGACGGGTACCTGGGGAAGTATTGCATGATCGGGCTGCACGAAAATTATATCGCACAGAATGTGCTGATGGATATCCACAACAATCCATTCATTGACTATATCAGCTACGAGGACATTTTCATCCACGAACGGAAGAATTTCATACAGGCCGTGGCCCATGCAACCGGGTTTACCGAGGATACCTATACCGGCATCGAACTTGACCTCGACTGCGTGGAGAATACCCTCAGCAGCGCCCTCACGCCAACCGGCCTGGGTCCTTTGCATGCAAGGAAGTTCGTGACCTTTGCAGCCCAGGATGCCAAAGTTGCTTACCTGCATATCTGCGAAGGCGCCACCCAACTGGCCGATGGAAGAAAGAATGAATCAACCGGTAAACTGATCAGTTACCTCGTAAGTGATTTTATTAAAGAAAGGACACAGGAGTAG
- a CDS encoding DUF1501 domain-containing protein, with protein MNRRKFLGNTALFSVPMMIQGIPVFAGDANLHPLLQALSMPTANCDRVFVIIQMNGGNDGLNMVVPLDRYTELTNARPNILLPQASVLPLTGTTTTGLHPAMTGLKNLFDAGKVNLVQGVTYPNPNFSHFQAQDIWFTGSTTIPSPSTGWLGRQLDMAYPGYPTGYPNTNSPDPLAIQIGGALPLSLAGPNINMGYNAPNPSALINVATGTPGPAPLSDYGTELTFLRLMKDQSNAYTTRISTAYNAQATQSTMYPASGNTLADQLKIVARLVGGGLKTPVYIVNHPNSFDTHVDQVTAGNTVAGSHADILSKLSVAISAFQDDITLMGKATKVTGMTFSEFGRRVINNTSYGTDHGSGAPVIFFGAMLNGGVTGTSPVLPTNPTGSTQVPLQYDYRQLYSTVMQKWLCTSETEAATILNGTFQTIPIFNEILLPLEGIELKAGWDGGFAKLEFEVYENDRFDRFCIERSENATSFTEINTVRNTSNSTQERYIYMDERINAPEVYYRVKGISRQGAPTYSKIVKLKNTGRQDIRVFPNPVTNFTINVEFLTKVSGHVELTIYGMLGEKLYYNQVNPAGNRTIKFKVPNLFSVKTLYILSVSYDGNVVNEKIIFE; from the coding sequence ATGAACCGTAGAAAATTCTTAGGGAACACTGCACTTTTTTCTGTGCCGATGATGATCCAGGGGATCCCCGTCTTTGCGGGAGATGCCAACCTCCATCCGCTGCTGCAGGCGCTTTCCATGCCTACTGCCAATTGCGACCGGGTCTTTGTGATCATCCAGATGAATGGGGGGAATGACGGCCTGAACATGGTGGTTCCATTGGACAGGTATACCGAACTGACCAATGCACGACCCAACATTTTATTGCCGCAGGCATCTGTGTTGCCCCTTACCGGCACAACTACTACCGGGCTGCATCCGGCCATGACGGGATTGAAGAACCTGTTCGATGCAGGAAAGGTGAACCTGGTACAAGGTGTTACATACCCCAATCCCAATTTCAGCCATTTCCAGGCGCAGGATATATGGTTCACCGGTTCTACTACCATCCCTTCACCAAGCACGGGCTGGCTGGGCCGGCAACTGGATATGGCGTATCCTGGTTATCCCACGGGCTATCCCAATACAAACAGCCCCGATCCGCTGGCCATACAGATCGGTGGCGCATTGCCTTTGTCATTGGCCGGTCCTAATATAAACATGGGCTATAATGCACCCAACCCTTCTGCCCTGATCAATGTGGCAACGGGTACCCCTGGTCCGGCGCCATTGAGTGATTATGGAACAGAGTTAACTTTCCTGCGGCTCATGAAGGACCAGAGCAATGCATATACTACCCGTATTTCAACTGCTTACAATGCACAGGCAACACAATCCACCATGTATCCGGCCTCGGGCAATACCTTGGCAGACCAGCTGAAAATCGTGGCCAGGCTGGTAGGGGGCGGATTGAAGACACCCGTTTATATCGTGAATCACCCGAATAGTTTTGATACGCACGTTGACCAGGTAACGGCCGGTAATACGGTGGCTGGGTCCCATGCGGATATCCTTTCCAAGCTTTCCGTTGCCATTTCTGCATTCCAGGACGACATAACGCTGATGGGTAAGGCAACAAAAGTGACCGGCATGACCTTCAGTGAATTTGGCCGCCGGGTGATCAACAATACCAGCTACGGCACCGACCACGGTTCCGGCGCCCCGGTAATTTTCTTTGGCGCCATGCTGAATGGAGGAGTTACCGGCACATCCCCGGTGTTGCCAACCAATCCAACCGGCAGCACACAGGTTCCCTTGCAATACGATTACCGGCAACTGTATTCTACCGTAATGCAGAAGTGGCTCTGCACGTCGGAAACGGAGGCGGCCACCATCCTCAATGGAACTTTTCAGACCATTCCCATCTTCAACGAGATATTGCTGCCCCTGGAAGGAATTGAATTAAAGGCAGGCTGGGATGGCGGCTTTGCCAAACTGGAGTTTGAGGTTTATGAGAACGACCGCTTTGACCGCTTCTGCATTGAACGCTCTGAGAACGCAACCAGCTTTACAGAAATAAATACGGTGAGGAATACCAGCAACAGCACCCAGGAACGATATATTTACATGGATGAACGCATCAATGCCCCCGAGGTATATTACCGGGTGAAGGGTATCTCCAGGCAGGGAGCGCCCACCTACTCAAAGATCGTAAAACTGAAGAATACCGGCAGGCAGGATATACGGGTATTCCCGAATCCCGTGACCAACTTCACCATCAATGTGGAGTTCCTTACAAAAGTGAGCGGCCATGTGGAATTGACCATTTATGGAATGCTGGGCGAAAAATTATATTATAACCAGGTAAACCCGGCAGGCAACCGCACCATAAAATTCAAAGTGCCGAACCTGTTCAGTGTAAAGACCCTTTACATACTGAGTGTATCGTACGACGGAAACGTGGTGAATGAGAAAATAATATTTGAATAA
- a CDS encoding DUF1800 family protein, which produces MPEEKLKRKDFLKNIAGLARDTTAGTPGEPPPDGPDPLFKKYARKSLGPRRYSQRMETPVPGGPVLLERVGNVTSGLNPYAGAWTTWEVAHLLRRVGFGVKKTELETLLALTPSAAVDAMLTLSAPANPSATPLNHYNNTAVDSSGVLLGNSWTTTNLTYAGGSNDGTVNSYRQNSLIDWSWGLCINENTTIREKMTLFWYHFIPVNFDDVRGMQNNSATMCNDYMNLLRTNALGNFKTLIKAIAKMPAMLVYLSNQYSTASVPNENFARELMELFTLGKVPTQNYTEPDIIAASKVFSGWRVPGFVAAYPFNPGFNSAYHNQTNKTFSAFFGNTTINNQAGAAGANEFDIFFDMLFTQQQDTIAKYICRRLYRYFVYYDIDANIEANVIVPLAAFMVSSNWEMAPVVSKLFKSEHFFDVANKGVMIKSPIDFIAGTLRTLNINTTAAPGASEVINQYAIWQYFHTYANSNLEQGYGLVPNVSGWKAYYQEPMFYQNWINSYSIQKRASLLTSFITGFTTGGTSIKIDAIAFVQQFPSATIQDPDLLIDIIIQYLLPVDLPATYKTDTKVQTLLGGQVTNNYWTTAWNNYVANPTTANTNTVKTRLNSLLTTLLQLAEYQLM; this is translated from the coding sequence GGCGAACCGCCACCGGATGGCCCCGATCCGTTATTCAAAAAATATGCACGGAAGAGCCTGGGCCCACGCCGCTACAGCCAGCGGATGGAAACACCTGTGCCAGGCGGACCGGTATTACTTGAAAGGGTAGGTAATGTTACCAGCGGGCTTAATCCCTATGCAGGGGCCTGGACAACCTGGGAAGTGGCACACCTGCTGCGCCGGGTTGGTTTTGGCGTTAAGAAAACAGAACTGGAAACCCTGCTTGCATTAACTCCATCGGCTGCGGTGGATGCCATGCTTACTCTCAGCGCCCCGGCAAATCCTTCCGCCACGCCTTTGAATCATTACAATAATACAGCAGTGGACAGCAGCGGGGTCTTATTGGGCAACAGCTGGACCACTACTAACCTTACCTATGCCGGTGGAAGCAACGATGGCACTGTTAATTCATATCGCCAGAACAGCCTGATTGACTGGAGCTGGGGATTATGTATCAATGAGAACACCACCATTCGTGAAAAGATGACCCTGTTCTGGTACCATTTCATCCCGGTGAATTTTGACGACGTACGGGGTATGCAGAATAACTCTGCCACCATGTGCAACGATTACATGAACCTGCTTCGTACCAATGCGCTGGGTAATTTCAAGACCCTCATCAAGGCCATTGCAAAAATGCCTGCCATGCTGGTTTACCTCAGCAATCAATACAGTACGGCTTCGGTGCCAAATGAGAACTTTGCCCGGGAATTAATGGAATTGTTCACGCTGGGAAAAGTACCTACGCAGAACTATACCGAACCGGATATCATTGCGGCATCAAAGGTCTTTTCCGGGTGGAGGGTTCCTGGTTTTGTAGCCGCGTACCCGTTCAATCCCGGTTTTAATTCGGCGTATCATAACCAGACCAACAAGACCTTCTCTGCCTTCTTTGGCAATACAACGATCAATAACCAGGCAGGCGCTGCCGGTGCCAATGAATTTGATATCTTCTTTGATATGCTGTTCACCCAGCAGCAGGATACGATCGCAAAGTATATCTGCCGCAGGCTTTACCGGTATTTTGTGTACTACGATATTGATGCAAACATTGAGGCGAATGTAATTGTTCCGCTGGCAGCATTCATGGTGAGCAGTAACTGGGAGATGGCCCCGGTGGTAAGCAAGCTCTTCAAGAGCGAACACTTTTTTGATGTGGCCAATAAGGGCGTGATGATAAAAAGCCCAATAGACTTCATAGCCGGCACCCTGCGGACACTGAATATCAATACAACCGCTGCTCCCGGCGCTTCCGAAGTGATAAACCAGTATGCCATCTGGCAATATTTTCACACCTACGCCAACAGTAACCTGGAGCAGGGTTATGGACTGGTGCCGAATGTATCCGGCTGGAAAGCCTATTACCAGGAACCGATGTTTTACCAGAACTGGATCAATTCCTACAGCATCCAGAAGCGGGCCTCTTTACTCACCAGTTTCATAACCGGGTTCACAACGGGCGGCACCAGCATCAAGATAGATGCCATTGCTTTTGTTCAGCAATTTCCCAGCGCTACCATCCAGGACCCGGATCTGCTGATCGACATCATCATTCAGTACCTGCTCCCGGTTGACCTGCCGGCAACGTATAAGACCGATACAAAGGTGCAGACATTGCTGGGCGGGCAGGTAACGAATAATTACTGGACGACCGCATGGAATAATTATGTGGCCAATCCAACCACCGCCAATACCAATACGGTAAAGACCCGGCTCAATTCCTTATTAACAACCCTGCTTCAACTGGCCGAATACCAGCTGATGTAG
- a CDS encoding thioredoxin fold domain-containing protein, giving the protein MKDLFRLVKTILFSVLLSSCTAQSKTSLSAEEFEKEISTKENIQILDVRTPGEFFSGHIKNALQANWNDPKEFERRIAFIDKNKPVYVYCLSGGRSAAAARKLRKMGYENVYELSGGTNAWKAASKPLEGSSNEKQMSREEFNYAISSSKTVLVDFGAEWCPPCRKMEPVLKSLEANNPGKFTLVKVDGGRDQDILQQYKVTALPVFIIFKDGKQVWRRDGMADEKELAEQVK; this is encoded by the coding sequence ATGAAAGACCTGTTCCGCCTTGTAAAAACCATCCTCTTCTCTGTACTGTTATCCTCCTGCACTGCACAATCAAAGACCAGTTTATCGGCAGAGGAATTTGAAAAAGAGATCAGCACAAAAGAGAACATACAGATACTGGATGTACGAACACCCGGTGAATTTTTTTCCGGCCATATAAAGAATGCCTTACAGGCCAACTGGAACGACCCCAAAGAATTTGAACGCAGGATCGCCTTCATTGATAAGAATAAACCCGTGTATGTATATTGCCTTTCGGGAGGAAGAAGCGCTGCGGCGGCCCGGAAACTCCGGAAGATGGGTTATGAGAATGTGTATGAACTGAGCGGGGGTACCAATGCATGGAAAGCTGCCAGCAAACCCCTGGAAGGCAGCAGCAATGAAAAGCAGATGAGCAGGGAGGAATTCAATTATGCCATCAGCAGTTCAAAGACCGTGTTGGTTGATTTTGGCGCCGAGTGGTGCCCGCCCTGCCGGAAAATGGAACCGGTACTGAAAAGCCTGGAGGCAAATAACCCCGGTAAATTCACCCTGGTTAAAGTGGATGGAGGCCGCGACCAGGATATCCTGCAGCAATATAAAGTAACGGCACTGCCCGTGTTCATCATTTTTAAAGATGGAAAACAGGTTTGGCGCAGGGATGGCATGGCGGATGAGAAGGAACTGGCTGAGCAGGTAAAATGA
- a CDS encoding SDR family oxidoreductase yields the protein MNLDLSGKTAVVCGSTQGLGYASAAELALLGAHIVLMARDEEKLGAAVKTLDTSKGQQHQYLVADFSDTANVKTAIDGFVKKATVHILVNNTGGPPGGTALNAKPEEFLAAFNNHLINNHNLTQAVVPCMKDAGFGRIINIISTSVKSPIAGLGVSNTIRAAVANWAKTLATELGPFGITVNNVLPGFTKTVRADYVIASKAKAANKTEEEVMKDLVAEIPAGRIGQPEEFGAAVAFLCSPAAAYINGINLPVDGGRLGCL from the coding sequence ATGAACCTTGATCTGTCTGGAAAGACCGCCGTGGTTTGCGGAAGCACACAGGGGCTGGGCTATGCCAGCGCTGCTGAACTGGCTTTACTGGGAGCCCATATTGTTTTGATGGCCCGTGATGAAGAGAAGCTGGGGGCGGCGGTAAAAACGCTGGATACATCCAAAGGGCAGCAGCACCAATACCTGGTGGCTGATTTTTCGGATACCGCCAACGTAAAAACTGCCATCGATGGTTTTGTGAAAAAGGCAACGGTTCATATACTTGTCAATAATACCGGGGGCCCCCCGGGCGGTACTGCATTAAATGCAAAACCCGAAGAATTCCTGGCTGCATTCAATAACCACCTCATCAATAACCATAACCTCACCCAGGCCGTAGTGCCGTGCATGAAAGATGCAGGCTTTGGCAGGATCATCAATATCATTTCCACATCTGTTAAAAGTCCCATTGCCGGTTTGGGCGTAAGCAATACCATACGGGCCGCTGTTGCCAACTGGGCAAAAACACTGGCAACCGAACTGGGGCCCTTTGGCATCACGGTAAATAATGTGTTACCGGGTTTTACCAAAACCGTCCGGGCCGATTATGTGATCGCTTCCAAAGCAAAAGCCGCCAATAAAACGGAAGAGGAAGTGATGAAGGACCTGGTGGCTGAGATCCCTGCCGGAAGGATCGGGCAGCCCGAAGAATTTGGCGCTGCGGTTGCTTTTCTCTGCTCCCCTGCCGCCGCTTATATCAACGGGATCAACCTGCCAGTTGACGGAGGAAGGCTGGGTTGCCTGTAA
- the nagA gene encoding N-acetylglucosamine-6-phosphate deacetylase, producing MAAKVYIPDIVFTGDTFLKAHAVLVEDGMIRDVLPVDVLDKDIPAEAFPGSILAPAFIDLQVYGAHERLFAVYPTPASLQSLNDHCAKGGAAFCMPTVATNEPEIFYQCIDAVREYWEQGGEGILGLHIEGPWINQVKRGAHIESLIHAPTKEEAEALLKYGKGVIRIITLAPEVCSREVIGLILSYGIKIFAGHSNATYEEAMQSFDHGITAVTHLYNAMSPLQHRSPGLVGAAFNHPAVMASIIPDGHHVDFAAVKIAKKIMQHRLFAITDAVTTTAEGYYRHKPEGDKFTADGILSGSALTMYKALQNLVNHCGIEPDEALRMCSLYPAQVMNMDDKLGRIAKGYKAEMVLLPQLPGSTAVKLLS from the coding sequence ATGGCAGCAAAAGTGTATATCCCGGATATTGTCTTTACAGGCGATACATTTCTTAAAGCACATGCCGTGCTGGTTGAGGACGGCATGATAAGAGATGTATTGCCTGTTGATGTCCTGGATAAAGATATCCCTGCCGAAGCATTTCCCGGCAGCATACTGGCCCCTGCATTCATCGACCTGCAGGTATATGGGGCTCATGAAAGATTATTCGCCGTCTATCCCACCCCTGCATCCCTTCAATCATTAAATGATCATTGTGCTAAAGGCGGCGCAGCTTTTTGCATGCCCACTGTTGCCACTAATGAACCGGAAATATTTTATCAATGTATTGATGCGGTAAGGGAATACTGGGAACAAGGCGGCGAAGGAATATTGGGATTGCATATCGAAGGCCCCTGGATAAACCAGGTTAAAAGAGGCGCCCATATTGAATCATTGATCCACGCTCCCACAAAAGAAGAAGCCGAAGCATTATTGAAATACGGCAAAGGAGTTATCAGGATCATCACCCTCGCCCCGGAGGTCTGCAGCCGGGAAGTGATCGGTCTTATTCTTTCATACGGGATAAAGATCTTTGCAGGCCACAGCAATGCAACATACGAAGAAGCCATGCAAAGTTTTGATCACGGTATCACGGCCGTCACCCACCTGTATAATGCCATGAGCCCCTTGCAGCACCGCAGCCCCGGTTTGGTGGGCGCCGCATTCAACCATCCGGCTGTGATGGCAAGCATTATCCCCGATGGGCATCATGTTGATTTTGCAGCCGTAAAAATTGCCAAAAAGATAATGCAGCATCGACTCTTTGCGATTACCGATGCGGTGACAACCACTGCCGAAGGATATTACCGGCACAAGCCTGAAGGAGATAAATTTACTGCAGACGGTATTCTCAGCGGTTCGGCACTGACCATGTACAAGGCATTGCAGAACCTGGTGAACCATTGCGGTATTGAACCGGATGAAGCGCTGCGCATGTGCAGCCTTTACCCGGCACAGGTGATGAATATGGATGATAAGCTTGGAAGGATCGCTAAAGGATATAAAGCTGAAATGGTTTTGCTGCCGCAATTGCCCGGCAGCACAGCCGTGAAACTCCTTTCCTGA
- a CDS encoding DUF1028 domain-containing protein: protein MKYILLVAVLFIHTDISAHFYKKEAGLAHTFSIVARDPVTGEMGVGVQTHWFSVGTAVSWGEAGVGVVATQSFVNKSYGLKGLALMKQGKTAPDALKELLAADEGREVRQVAMIDANGNVNSFTGKNCIDHAGNIVGRNYSVQSNMMLTDKVNEAMAKAFEGSEGKPLAERILVALHAAQAVGGDIRGKQSAAILVVAGKSTGQPWNERLIDLRVDDDTAPLDELDRLLRLYRAYEHMDKGDLATEKNDMKLAMEEYGTAMKMFPENLEMRYWTAITLANNKNVGEASKMLQAIYQKDPNWRELTRRLPRVKLLNVSETDLKELLK from the coding sequence ATGAAATACATCCTCCTCGTTGCCGTCCTGTTCATCCATACGGATATCTCCGCCCATTTTTATAAGAAAGAAGCCGGCCTGGCTCATACATTTTCCATCGTGGCAAGAGACCCGGTCACGGGTGAAATGGGCGTGGGTGTGCAAACGCACTGGTTCAGCGTAGGTACGGCTGTCAGTTGGGGCGAAGCCGGCGTGGGCGTGGTGGCAACGCAGTCTTTTGTAAATAAAAGTTATGGCCTCAAAGGGCTTGCGTTGATGAAGCAGGGAAAAACGGCCCCCGATGCTTTAAAGGAATTACTGGCCGCTGATGAAGGAAGGGAAGTGCGGCAGGTGGCCATGATCGATGCAAACGGGAATGTGAATTCCTTTACCGGCAAAAACTGTATCGACCATGCGGGTAATATCGTTGGCAGGAACTATTCGGTCCAGAGCAACATGATGCTTACCGATAAAGTGAATGAGGCCATGGCAAAAGCATTTGAAGGCAGTGAAGGAAAGCCGCTGGCCGAACGCATCCTGGTTGCCCTGCATGCCGCCCAGGCTGTTGGGGGTGATATCCGGGGCAAACAATCGGCCGCTATCCTGGTGGTGGCTGGCAAAAGCACGGGCCAGCCATGGAATGAACGGTTGATCGACCTGCGTGTTGACGATGATACTGCACCGCTGGATGAACTGGACAGGCTGCTCAGGCTGTACCGGGCTTATGAGCACATGGACAAGGGCGACCTGGCCACGGAAAAGAATGACATGAAACTGGCCATGGAAGAATACGGCACTGCGATGAAGATGTTCCCGGAGAATTTAGAAATGAGATACTGGACCGCCATCACCCTGGCCAATAATAAGAACGTGGGTGAAGCTTCAAAAATGCTGCAGGCGATCTATCAAAAGGATCCCAACTGGCGGGAACTTACCCGCCGGCTGCCCAGGGTGAAGCTCCTTAACGTTTCAGAAACAGACCTGAAGGAATTATTGAAATAA